CAACACCAACAAGGCGCTGCTGTTCCGCGAAGACATCCTGAACCTGCAGCGCCTGGACGACGAGCAGCTGGCGGACCTGCTGAACCGCCTGGAAAACAACGAGCTGGACGAGTACGCCGACATCGCCACCCTGATCGGCATCGAGTTCGACGAGAACACCGACTGGGGCCAGTTGACGGTGCTGGAACTGAAGCTGCTGGTCCACCTGGCGCTGGGCCAGCTGGAAGAAGCGCACGAACTGGTCGGCGCCTTCTTGCAGTACAACGACAACACGGTCGAGCGCCGCCTGTTCTACCAGGCCGTCAACGTGGTGCTGGAAGTGACGCTGGACGATGACCTGGCACTGGACGACTACGTCTTCAACTTCCGCCGCATGTACGGCGACGCGCGCATGGACGCGGCGCTGGGGTCGGTGGACGGCAGCGTGCGTTTCTTCGGCTTGAGCGAAACCGGCATGGGGCTGGAAGGACTGGACCGGCACCAGCGCTTGCTGGACAGCTACCGCAAGCTGCATGCGGCGCGGGCGAAGGCGGCGGGCGTGGCGGCTTAGCTTCCTGCCGGAGCCTGCGTAACTTGAGGCCGCTTACTCAAGCATCGTCGTCCCCGCGCAGGCGGGGACCCATAGTACGTAAAAGCAATCGATAAATTACCAAGAACTCGAAAGCTTTGGAAGCGTCAACTTCGGATACTCTGCATGGGTCCCCGCCTGCGCGGGGACGACGGTCTTCAGGTCGGCAGTATTATTTGGCGCATTAAAACCGATACCGCACGTTCACCCGCACATTCCTCTCCACCCCCGGATTCACCCATACCGCGCTGTACGAACTGGCGTAATAACGCTTGTCGAACAGGTTCTCCACATCCAGCATCACCCGCACCCGCGCCGACGGCGCATACGAGGCCACCAGCTTGGCCGTGGCGTAGGCCGGCAGCGTGAACCCGCTCGATTCGGCCACGTCTCCCATGCGCGCGCCCACCCAGGTGACGCCGCCGCCGACCATCGCCACCCCGCCGCCGAGCGCGAAGCGCGGCGTCACCAGCACGGTGGCGCCGTGGCGCGGCACGTTGGGAAAGCGGCTGCCGGTGAGGATGGTGTTGTCGCCCTTGGTGACCACGGCGTCGGTGTAGGCATACGCCAGCGACAGGCGCACGTCGCGTGCGATCTCGCCGGCCACGTCCAGTTCCACCCCCTTGCTGGCGACTTCGCCGGCCGGGATCGAGTAATCGGTGTCGCGCGGATCGTAGGTCAGCACGTTCTTCTTGGCGATGCGGTACAGCGCCAGCGTCGTGCTGAGCTTGCCGTCGGCGCGCTCGGCCTTGACGCCGATTTCATGGGCGCGGCTGCTCTCGGCCGGAAAGGCCCGGTTGTCCAGGCCGATGCCGCTGTTGGGACGGAAGCCGCGGGCCGCGCTGGCATACAGCGACAGCGTCGGCAGCGGTTGATACACCAAGCCGGCGCGCGGGCTGGCGGCGCTCAGCGACTGGTCGCTGGTGCGGCCGAAGCGGCGGTTGGCGACGCTTTGCTCGTAGCCGTCGCGGCGCAGGCCGAGCAGGGCTTTCCAGCGGCGCGACAGGTCGACCTGGTCCTGCACGTACAGCGCATGCGCACGCTGCGCTTCGCGCGTCGAGAACGACAGCGCCAGCGGCGCCGCCACGCCGCCGTACACCGGCTGGTAGATGTCGATCGCGTACGGGTTGGCGGCCGACGGATTGCGGCGCAGCTGGATGCGGTCGTCGTCGAAGCGGTAGGCGTCGGCACCGAGCAGCACGTGGTGCGCGACGGTGCCGGTGGCGATCGTGCCGACCGCCTCGATGCGCCCGGAGCGGTCCAGCGCATGCCAGTCGTTGTAGCGGTGCTGGCGCCGTGCCGTGCGGCCGTCCGCCCCAATGTCGTTCAGCTCGGTGGAGTAGCCGCGCAACGCGCTGTCGCGGTAGGACAGGCCGGCCTGCAGCGACCAGTCGCGATGCAGTTCGTGGCGCAGGAACAGCTGGTGCCCGACCGAGCGGATGGCGACCTTGCCGTCGTCCGGCTCGCCCAGGAAGCGCGAATTCGGGATCAGGCCCAGCACGCCGTCCACCGCGACCACGCCGCGGTCGAACGGCGCGCGCTGCTTCACCGCTTCGATCTCGTACGACAGCGTGGTGGCGTCGCCGAGCAGCCACAGGAACGACGGCGCCAGCAGCGTACGTTCGCTGTCCACGTGGTCGCGGAAGCTGCCGCCCTGTTCATGGGCCGCGTTCAGGCGGTAGGCGGCCGTTTGGCCGAGCGGGCCGCTCAGGTCGACGGCGGCGCGCCGGGTGGCGTGGCTGCCGATGCCGGCATCGACCACGTAGGCCGGCGTGAAGGACGGTTTTTTTGTGACGATGTTGACGGTGCCGCCCGGCTCGCCGCGCCCGTACAGCGCCGACGCCGGACCTTTCAGGATCTCGATGCTTTCCGTGTTCGCGCCGTCGCGCAGGCCGTTGTAGCCGCGGCTGGAATTGAAGCCGTTGACCAGGTAGTCCGAGCCGAAGTTCGGATCGCCGGTAAAGCCGCGCAGCGCGTAGCTGTCCCACAGCCCGCCCAGGTTGCTCTGGCGCGAGACGCCGCTGGCCAGGTCGAGCGCATCGGCCAGTGTGGTGGCGCCGGCGTCGGCCAAGAGGTCGGCGGTGAGCACGCGCACGCTCTGCGGCAGATCTGCGAGCGCGGTGTCGGTCTTGGTGGCGCCGGCGGCGGACAGGCTGCGGTAATCCTGGCGCCGGCCTTCGACCACGACTTGCTGGTCTTGCGCGGCGGCGATTGATGGGCAGGCGGCGGTGAGGGACAGGGCGAGTGCGCCGAAGCGCACGGTGAGGCAGGTGGAGCTTGGAATCATCGGCAAGAAGCGGGCGCCGGCATCGGGGCGGGCGCCTGTTGTTCACTATCTGTCTGAAAAGGGGCGACAGTATTGCATACCCGGCCGGGCGGCCAGCCGTTTCGTGGCGGCGACTAGAGTGCCCGGCAGCGTTTCTTCCTGCGTATCGAAACGACAGGAATCGACAGCCGGGCCGTTTTCTACATCATTCCGGCTCCAGGCCGGCGGACTTGAGGATCGCCTTGGCCGCCGGCGACGTCAGCGCCTCGACGAAGGTGCGCGCCGCATCGTGCGCCTTGCCGTGGCTGGCGACGCCGGCCGCGAACACGGTCGGCACTTGCACGCCCTCCGGCACCGGCCCCACCAGCTCGGCCGCCGGCTCCATCAGGATTTCGCTGATCTGCGTGAGCGCCAGCTCCGCTTCGCCGCGTACGACGGCTTCCGGCGCCGTGCCCTTGTGGACCAGCACCGTCTTGGCGCGCATGGCGTCGCCGATCTCCAGCCGCGCAAAGATGTCGTGCAACTGCTTGCCGGTCGCGCCTTGCGCGGTGTAGGCGATCGATGCCGCCGCCAGCAGGCTGCGCCTGAAGCCGTCCGCCGTGCCGATCGCGGGCTGCGGCGCCCCCTTTTTCACGGCGACGCCGAGCCGGCTCTTCGCCACCGTCACGAGGCTGGCGCCATCGAGCTTGCCCTTGCCGGCCAGGTCGTCGAGCGCCTGCCGGGTGAGGACCGCCACGTCGACCGGCGCACCGCCGGCGATCGCCGCCTGCAGTTCGCCGGTGGTCGCCATGCGCAGGATGACCTTGTTGCCGCTGGATTGCTCGTAGGCGGGAACGATGCGGGCCAGCGCGGCCCTGGCGGCGACCGTGCTGTAGACGACGAGGTCGGCGGCCCGGGCCGGTGCGGTGCCGGCGGCGAGGATGACGGCGGATGCTGCTGCGGCGCTGACGAGATTTCGCATTCGCTTCTCCAAAATAAGGTATCGATCGTGACGACGCACACCGGGTATCCCGGACAGTCAAACCACCGCGGCGCTGGATGATGCGGGCCGCCGCGCAAGCAGATCGGACAGGCGTCGAAGACCCGCCTGCAAGCGCACACGGTCCTGGATGCTGCCCAGCGAGATCCGGATCGCGTTGACGACTTCGCTGCCGGTGGCGAAGGCCTGCGCCGGCGTGACCGCGATGCCCTCGCTGTCGGCGGCATGCGCCAGCTGCTCAGCGTTCCAATGCGCCGGCAGCGCCAGCCACACATGCAGCCCATCGCCGGTGCCGCCGTAGTATCCCGCCAGGATATCGCGCGCCATGCGCTGGCGCAGGCGCGCCTCGCTGCGTACGCCTGCCATCAAGCTGCCGGCGGAACCGTCGAGGATCCATTGCGTGGCCAGCAGCGCCGTCAACGGCGCGGCCATCAGCGCGAAGGATCGCAGCGCGTCCAGGAAACGCTCGCGTTCGTGCGCATCGCGTATCAGCACGAAAGCGACCCGCAAGCCGGGCGTCAGGCATTTCGACAGGGTCGAGATGTAGACCACCCGCTCCGGGGCGAACGTGGCGATCGGCGGCGGTGCGGCGTCGGCCAGCAGCCAGTAGGGATCGTCCTCGACGATGCGTACGTCGTAGCGCCTAGCGATGGCGGCGAGTTCCTGGCGCCGGTGTGCCGGCATGGTGACGGTTGTCGGATTCTGCAGGGTCGGATTGAGGTAGACCAGCCCGGGCCGGTGCCGGCGGCACGCTCGCTCGAGCATCGCGGGCACCATCCCGTGTTCGTCCGCCTGCACCGCGACGACGTGCCGGCCGAACTGGGTCGCCGCGGCGCACAAGCCGGGATAACTCACCGGCTCCGCCAGGATGACGGCGCCGGGCGCCGTCAGCGCAAGGATCGATGCGGCGATGGCCGCCTGCGCACCCGGGCAGACCACGAGCTGCCGAGCATCCAGCGGTCCGAACACCGGTTCGAGCCATCTGGCGCCGGCCTGGCGGTCGGCATCGCTGCCCCCGCCCGCGTGGTACGTCATCAGCAACGCACCGTCTGCCCGCATCAGCACTTGCGCCAACCCCTGCTTCAGCAGGTCGTCGAAGTCCACGCCATGCGGCGGCGGCGGGGTGTTCATGCTCAGGTCGAGCACCGAGCTCAATTCGGCTTTCGGCGCCGCGACGTACGTGCCGCGCGCGCCGCGGCCCTCCAGCAGGTTGCGGCGCCGGGCTTCGTCGTAGGCGCGCGTGATCGTGGTCAGGTCGACGTCCAGTTGCGCCGCCAGCCGGCGCTGCGGCGGCAGGCGGTCGCCCGGCGACAACGACCCGTCCGCCACCGCCGCCTGCAGGGCATCGGCGATCTGCAGGAAACGCGGTCCGCCGTGCACGGCCAGGCGCGGCAACCAGGTCGGCATATGTTCCTCTTGGTTGGTCTTCAACTAGGACACTTTGTCCCGATGTATGGAAATTGCTTTCAAGTAGTATGCCTCAATGTAGCGGTTGGAGCAGCGTGTCGGGGCAGTGCGCCTCACGATCGAAAGTGTCAAGTAATAGCCTGGAAATACGTAAAAAAATGGATTGGATTCCCATCGTCTTCGTGACGTTCAAGGCGCTCGTGCTGGTCACGGGTATGTTTTTCGCCATCAAGTGGCATTACGACCAGGGGAAGAAGGGCAGGGAGAAGGAACGGCGCGCGGTGCTGCGGTCGGGGGTGCAGGTGGCCGTGGTGTTCGTGGTGTTGCTGGTGGGGCTGGGGTTTGCGACTTTTGCCATGATCAGATGGCTGGGTATGTGAGCGTAGGGGGGCAGGCAGGTGTTTCGGCTGCATGTCACGCTTTTCCGATTCTACTTGCTGTGCTTTGCTAGGATCGTTTGTAGGCCTGGCACCGCTACACCTGTTGAGTGACGGTAAAAGATATGAGCAGATAACCCAGCCAGCGCTTTTTGCAGCCCGTTGCTGCCATACTCTTCCCGTATCCGATCAAGGAAGTAATCTGTCGCGTCAAGCGTCAACGCTCGACGGTAGCGTTCGCCATTGAGCATGTGGCGCAGGGAACGAATAGTCATGTTTGCCGAGTTAGAATTGAGTCCGTAAGCACGCACTAGGTCATCCCTACCCTTTGTCAAGGTAATATCCCCACGATCCACCTGTCGAGTAACCTCAAAAATTTCCTCCAAAATTTCCTGACTTAGTTTCATCACACTCTTCCTAGTTTTATATGCTCTGTAAGGCGTTTTCCGCTGAGTTAGCGCGGCGACAAGCCGCTTTCGCTCAAAGCGCGTTGCGTGGCCTTGATACCGCTCGCTTTCTTTATATTTTACGTCGTTGATGTCATGGATGGAGCTTGAGAATCTGCATCGTTGATTGCGTGCTGGAATAAGTCCGGGAAATTCGGATCGTCGGCGTCCACCACATACGATGGCGGAAAAGCCGGCTTCCTGGTGACGATGTTGACGGTGCCGCCCGGTTCGCCGCGTCCGTACAGCGCCGACGCCGGGCCCTTCAGGATCTCGATGCTTTCCGTGTTGGCGCCGTCGCGCAGGCCGTTGTAGCCGCGGCTGGAATTGAAGCCGTTGACCAGGTAGTCGGAGCCGAAGTTGGCGTCGCCGGTGAAGCCGCGCAGCGCATAGCTGTCCCACAGGCGGCCCAAGTCGCTCTGGCGTGAGACGCCGCTGGCCAGATCGAGCGCATCGGCCAGCGTGGTGGCGCCGGCGGCGGATAGGCCGCGGTAATCCTGGTGACAGGAATCGGCAGGCGGGCGGCTTTCTACATCATTCCGGCTCCAGGCCGGCGGACTTGAGGATCGCCTTGGCCGAGGGCGACGTCAGCGCTTCCACGAACGCGCGCGTCGCATCGTGCGCCTTACCGTGGCTGGCGACGCCGGCCGCGAACACGATCGGAACCTGCATGCCTTCGGGCACCGGTCCGACCAGCTGGGCGGCCGGTTCCATCAGGATTTCGCGGATCTGCATGAGCGCCAGTTCCGCCTCGCCGCGAACGACCGCTTCCGGCGCCATGCCCTTGCTGGCCAGGTCGTCGAGCGCTTGCCTGGTGAGGATGGCCACGTCGACCGGGGCGCCGCCGGCGATCGACGCCTGTAGTTCGCCCGTCGTGCCCATGCCTAGGGTGACCTTGTTGCCGCTGGATTGCTCGTAGGCGGGAACGATCCGGGCCAGGGCGGCTTTGGCGGCGACGGTGCTTTAGACGATGAGGTCGGCGGCCTGGGCCTGTGGGGAGCCGGCAGCAAGGATAAAGGCAGATGCCATTGCGACGATAATGAAGTTCCGCATTCGCTTTTCCCGAACGAGGCGCTCACAATGAGATTGACAAACAACCGGGTTGCGCTCGGCCTTCAGCTCCCGCAGACACGAGCGGGTCTCATACCGCGCGTGGCATCACGGCCATCTGAGCCAGCCTTGCTCGGCCACCTTGCCTGTCTTGTCCTTGGCGTACAAGGTCACCGATTTCATCTCCGAGACCTTCAATCCACGCGGGATCAGAAACTCGTACTGGCCCTGGTAGCGGTTGCGGAAGTTGCGCGTTGCTAACAGCTTATTCACGTCGATATATTCCGCAATCAGAAATTCGAATACCAAGCCAAAATTGTGATCATCGGTGGCCCACTCGATCGCGCCACCCTTGTGAGACGTGGTCGAAACCATTCCTCCGGGCGAAGAATTACTGTGCGTGTGTGCTAACACGCCGTAAAACGAAACGTCTGGATCGCCCGGCTTGGGCGGCACGTCCTGGCGTACGAACCTTTGTAATGAATCGGCCTTTACGTTGATGCCCGTGCCGCGATAGACCCTGATCGGGGTCTTGGGCTTGGCAAGATATTCCTGGAAGTAGATTTCATCGGATTCGTGAACCTCACCCAGGTCAGCCCTTTGCCGCTGCAACAGCTCATGTTCGGCCATCATATCGCGCAGGCGATCCGCCTTTTTCGCGGCCGACCAGCGCAAGCCCCCTTTCAACTGGACGATGCCCTTGCTCGGTCTGGACGGCGCGGAGGCCGGTAGCGCTGCCGGCAATCCGGTCACAGCCAGCTTGCCCATGCGGTCGGCCTCGGCCTCCAAAGCGTAATCTTCGACGACCGCGAGCCCGCCGCCATACGGATTCTGTACGCGGCCGGCGCGCTGCTGGACCACGTGCGCCAATTCATGGCCCAATAATGCCTGGCCCTGCGGCGAGTGCGGATCATATTGTCCAGGCGCGAAATAGACATGGGAACCCAAAGTGAAGGCCAGCGCGCCGATGGCGCCTGCTTCCGGCCCTTGGTGAACGCGCACGTCGGAAAAATCGGTCTGGAAAACCGTTTCCATTTTCTTTTGGATAAATTCAGGCATAAGCTGCCCTGTACCTAGCCCCGCGGCAACCATGCTGTGCGGCGCCATCGCCGTCGTACCGCTCGCGGTGCGCCGGACTGCAGTCCTGATCAAACCTGCTTGAAAGTTACACTGAATGATTCGATTGCTCACGACGACTCCTCTTCCGGGTCATTGACGATTGATTGCTCAAGTACGGGCAGTCGCCGGCTCGCTCGGCACGTTGCCAAGGATTTTTATAACACTTGTCGTGGTCGAGTGGACACGCCGGCAACGTCCTTACGACCTTCTTTCTCACACCCAGTATATAGGTCAGTCCAGCTTGTATTACTTGGCGGTGGAGCGGCAGCTGCGCATGTGCTGTTACATTATTTCTTATTGGGCAAATGAGACTATCTCAATAACCGTTGACCGATATTTTGATACAGTTTAAGCATATAGTGAATAGCTGAATCCAATTCCGTTGCTACTCATACTGTTTTGATCGCAATGAATGAGTACTTGACCAGAAATAAATGTGATTTTTGGGAACCGGAACCGGAACCGGAACCGGATGCGGTACGAGGCTGTGAGTGTGACGCAGCGTGAACACCGCTAGCGCGAGCCGAGGCAGCAATGCGCTGGTTCCGGCAGCCAAGAACAGATTTATTTTTGGGCGAGTACTTAGAACCTATCTCAGTAGGCAGGGGGTAGCTAATGGCGATGCATGGCAAGCAGGGGCAAGGCGTGAGGACGCCGCATGGCGAGCCATGCAAGGACGAGCAACGCAGCACCTGTTTGGCAGGCGCGCCAGTAGCGACTCCTGACTACTGAGATAGGTTCTTAACATCGCCGGCGACCAACGATCGTCGCGCTGGCCAGCAGGTATGCCGCCACTGCTTACCTCGACGTTTCCCCAGTCACGTGCGGATCCGTGATCCAGCCCTCCACCGGATCGATATCGGCCGGCATGCCGAACCCCTGTTCCCGCCGGCGCCACGCCCAGGCCGCCTGCACCGCGCAGATGAACGCATCCAGCTGGTCCCCACTGGGATCGTCGGCAATCGCATCCGGCGCCTCGACGACGATACCGTAGCGTGCCACCGATTGCGCGCGCAGCGCGGCCAGCAGCGCATGGCGGCTCTCCAGCAGCGCCGGCGTCTGCCTGGCGCGGTCGTCGTTCTTGTAGCTGCGCCGCCCGATCAACTGCCGCGCCACGATGCCGGGATACCCCTCGACGACGATGCGCTGCGGGTCGCCCGTCTGCAATCCCGGAACCGTCACGCCGGAGGCCACCAGCCTGGGCGCGCCTTCGAAGAACATCAGCGCGACCGGCACGCCGTACAGCTTTTGCGGGCTGATCGACGCCGCCAGCCTGTCGGCCGCGCGCCGGTGCTCCTTGTCGCCGACGGGGCGGTCCGCCTTGTACGTTTCCAGGGCCTGGCGGTAGCCGTCCCGGCCGAGCCGATGCGCGGTGGCGACGTAGCCGGCCCAATCCAGCGGCCAGCCGATGCCTTCGACGAAGCGGCGCGCATGCCCGAACGGGAAGTCCAGCGCGGCGATCCAGGGGCCGGGCACGCGCAGCAGGCGCTCGAATTCGGCGAAGGTGGGCAGGGCGTCCATCGCCACGAAGTCGAGGCGTTCGCCGTCCAGGACGCAGCGCGCCAGCGTCAGCGGCTTGCGCCTGGACGGGCGGCTGGTGAAGTCGATGCCGAAGATATCCATCGTTTCAGCGACCGTGCAGCAGGATTTCACGGTGCGCCATGCTGCGCACGATGTCGCCGTCGTGCGTCACCAGCAGCAGCGCGCAGCCGCTGTCGCGCACGTGTTCAAGCAGCATGGCCAGCACGTCCTGCTGCGTCACCGGGTCCAGGCGCGAGGTCGGTTCGTCGGCGAAGATCAGCGCCGGGCGCATCAAGAGGACGCGCGCCAGCGCGATGCGCTGCAGCTCGCCGCCCGAGACCTGGTGCGGCAGGCGTTCCAGCAGGCTCGGGGCCAGGCGCATGCGCGCCAGCATGGCTTCAAGCTGGCCCCAGTCGAGGCGGTGCAGGTCGACCAGGTCGCGCAGCGACTGGCGCAGGCTGACGCGCGGGGCGAAGGCGGCGCCCGGGTCTTGCTGGATCTTCTGGAACGCGGTCGGCGCCAGGCCGGCGGCGCGCGTCACGCGGCCGCGGTCCGGCCGCAGCAGGCCGAGCACGATGTTGCCGAAGCTGGTCTTGCCCGAGCCGCTCGGGCCGCTGACGGCGACGATCTCGCCGGCGCCGATATGGGCGTCGACATCGGCGAACAGCGCCTGACGCCCGAACGACTTGGCGACGCCGTCGATCGTCACGACGGCGCGGCGCGCGTTGGCACCAGCGGCGGGAACCCCGGCGGATGCGCTGGCCGCAGGGGCGGCGCCAGCGTCCGCACGCGTGGGCCAGGCCGCCGGGTCGGCCGCCAGCAGGCGCCGCGTGTAATCGTGATGCGGCGCGGCCAGCACCTGCGCGGCCTTGCCTTGCTCGATGAGCGTACCGTCCAGCATTACCGCCAGTTGCCCGCCCAGCGCGCGCGCCAGCCAGATGTCGTGGGTGATGCACAGCAGGCTCATGCCCTGCGCCTGCGCCGTCTGCAGCAGGGCCAGCACCTCGCCGCGGCGGTCGGCGTCCAGGCCCTTGGTCGGTTCGTCGACGATCATCAGCGGCGCGCCGGCGGCGTGGGTGGCCAGAAAGGCCACGCGCTGCGCCATGCCGCCGGACAGCATGAACGGATACTTGTCGGCCGCATCGGCCAGGCCCAGGCCGCCCAGCGCGCGCTCGGCCAGCGTGCGCGCGCCGGCACGGCCGGCCGATCGGTCGCCGGCCAGCGCATAGGTTTCCGCCACCTGCGCGCGCACGCGCATGGTGGGGTCGAGCGCCTGCCACGGCTCCTGCGGCAGCAGCGCCAGGCGGCGGCCCCAGGCCGCGTGGCGGCTGCGTCCGTCGGCGGCGTCGCTGCGTTCGCCGCCGATCGCTACGCCGCCCGTGCAGCGGAGCAGCGCAGGCAGGTTGCCCATGATGGCCTGCGCCAGCAGCGACTTGCCGGAGCCGCTTTCGCCCAGCAGCGTCAGCACGCCGCCGGGTGCAATCGCGAACGAGACCTCGCGCACCAGCGTGCGGTCGCCGTGCAGCACGGCCAGACGTTCGACTGCCAGCGCGGCGATGGCGGCGCGTCCGTTCATGCGGCCTCCCGTTCCGGCGACAGCAGCAACAGGCCGAGCAGGGTGAGGAACAGCACCAGCACCGGCGCGCCCAGCAGCCAGGGCGCTTCGCCGTAGTAGGGAAGCAGTTCGATCATCATGACGCCCAGTTCCGGCGTGGGCGGCTGCAGGCCGACGCCCACGAAGCCCAGCGCTGCCATCGCCAGCACCGCGCCGGCGAAGCCGAAGCGCATCAGCGTCAACAGCGGCGGCAGCAGGTCCGGCAGCAGGTGGCGGCGCACGATGTGGAGCGGGCCGAAGCCGAGCAGGCGCGCCGCTTCCACATGGCCGCTCGCCAGCAGGATGCGGGCGGCGGCGCGCGTCACGCGGAAGTATTCGACCCACAGCGCCAGCGAGATGCCGACGTACAGCGGCCAGAAGCCGCCGGGAGACAGGGCCACCAGCAGCAACACCAGCAGCAGGCCGGGCAAGGCCAGCACCGCGTCCGCCAGGGCCGACAATGCGCGCTCCGGCCAGCCGCCGCGCCACGCCGCCAGAAGGCCGAGCACGGCGCCGGGAAGCGCCGCCGACAGCACGCTGACCAGGGCCAGCGCCAGCGACAGGCGCGCGCCGTGCGCCAGCCGCGCCAGCATGCTGCGCCCCAGCTGGTCGAAGCCGAGCGGATGCGCCAGGCTGGGTACCTCCAGGAAGCGATCGAGCTGCTGGACGGCCGGATCGAGGCCGACCAGCCACGGGCCGAACAGGGCGAAGGCCGCGATCAGGCCGAGCAGGGCGATGCCGGCTACCTGCGCGCGCGTGAAGCGGCGCCGCGGCGCGGTAATCAGATATTCGGGCGGTAGCGTGGTCATGGGCGGCGACGTGGATCGATGAGGGCGCAAGCGGCGTCGACCAGCGCGTTGAACAGCACGAACAGCAGGCCCAGCACCAGCGCCGTGCCCTGAATCATCGGCACGTCGCGCCCGAAGATCGCGTGTACCAGCGCATGGCCGATGCCGGGCCAGGCGAAGATGGTTTCCACCAGCACCACGCCTTCGACCAAGACCACCAGCTGCACGCCCAGGTAGGCCACCACCGGCGCCGCGACGTTGCGCAGGCCGTGGCGCAGCAGCGCCTGCCGCATCGTGAGACCCTTGGTGAGCGCGAAGGCGAAGTAGGCCGATCCGCGCACGCGCACCATGGCGTCGCGCGCCACGCGGCAGGAGACGGCGGCCATGCCCAGCGCCAGCGTCAGCGCCGGCAGCACGATGCTGCCATGGTCGTCGTGCCCGGCCGCCGGCAGCGCGCCCAGGCGCACCGAGAACAGCAGCACCAGCACCAGTCCGAGCAGGAAGGAGGGCAGCGCGCGCAGCACCGTCGAGACGCCCAGCGTGGCACGGTCCAGCAGGCCGCCCGGCTGCAATCCGGCCAGCACGCCCAGCGGCGGGCCGATCAGCAGCGACAGCGCCGTCGCCAGCAGCGACAGGCGCAGCGTCGGCCCCAGCTGGCGCGCGATCTCGCGCAGCACCGGCTCACTCGTCACCTGCGACACGCCCAGGTCCAGGCGCAGCAGGCGGCCCCACCACTCGGCCAGCGCCGCCGGCCACGGCCGGTCCAGGCCCAGTTCCAGGCGCACCGCCTCGGCCGCGGCGCTGGTCACCATGTCGTAGCCGTAGCGGCCGGCAGCGATGCGGTAGGCCATGTCGCCCGGCAGCAGGCGCGTCATGAAGAAGCACAGGGTGCCGACCAGCAGCGCCACCATGGCGGCCTGCAGCAGGCGCTGCGCCACGGGCTTGAACAGCGTCATGCCCATCGCAGCCCCGCAATCCCGTAGCTGCGCTCGAACGGGTCGATGCCGGTGCCGGCGATGCGGCGGCTGGCGGCGCACACTTGCCGGTACCAGACCACCGGAATCACCGGCAGTTCCGATTGCAGCACGGCGGCGACCCTGGCGCGGTCGGCGTGCATGGCGTCCGGCGTCGGGTAATCACCGGATGCCAGGCGCGCCAGCAGGGCCGGCACCTCGGCATTGCGCCAGCCCATGGCGCCCCAGTCGCCGCCCTCCGCGCCGAAATCCTGCAGCAGCGTGGCGACCGGATCCGGCACGTTGCCGAAGTTGCGCGCCACCAGGCCCATTTGAAGGGCGCCGCTGCGGTGGCCGGCCGGGATATCGCTGGAATTGCCGATCACCACGCGCACGGCGATGCCGACCTGGCGCATTTCTTCCTGCAGCGCGGCGGCGATGGGCGGCAGTTCGGGGCGGTCGACGAAGGTGGTCAGGGTCAGCGCCAGGCGTTGGCCGCCGCGCCGGCGGATGCCGTCGGCGCCGGGCTGCCAGCCGGCTGCGTCGAGCAGGCGGCGCGCTTCGCGCAGGTCGGTGCGCAGCGGCGCCAGGCCGGCGTC
The genomic region above belongs to Massilia forsythiae and contains:
- a CDS encoding TonB-dependent siderophore receptor; the encoded protein is MIPSSTCLTVRFGALALSLTAACPSIAAAQDQQVVVEGRRQDYRSLSAAGATKTDTALADLPQSVRVLTADLLADAGATTLADALDLASGVSRQSNLGGLWDSYALRGFTGDPNFGSDYLVNGFNSSRGYNGLRDGANTESIEILKGPASALYGRGEPGGTVNIVTKKPSFTPAYVVDAGIGSHATRRAAVDLSGPLGQTAAYRLNAAHEQGGSFRDHVDSERTLLAPSFLWLLGDATTLSYEIEAVKQRAPFDRGVVAVDGVLGLIPNSRFLGEPDDGKVAIRSVGHQLFLRHELHRDWSLQAGLSYRDSALRGYSTELNDIGADGRTARRQHRYNDWHALDRSGRIEAVGTIATGTVAHHVLLGADAYRFDDDRIQLRRNPSAANPYAIDIYQPVYGGVAAPLALSFSTREAQRAHALYVQDQVDLSRRWKALLGLRRDGYEQSVANRRFGRTSDQSLSAASPRAGLVYQPLPTLSLYASAARGFRPNSGIGLDNRAFPAESSRAHEIGVKAERADGKLSTTLALYRIAKKNVLTYDPRDTDYSIPAGEVASKGVELDVAGEIARDVRLSLAYAYTDAVVTKGDNTILTGSRFPNVPRHGATVLVTPRFALGGGVAMVGGGVTWVGARMGDVAESSGFTLPAYATAKLVASYAPSARVRVMLDVENLFDKRYYASSYSAVWVNPGVERNVRVNVRYRF
- a CDS encoding substrate-binding domain-containing protein, yielding MRNLVSAAAASAVILAAGTAPARAADLVVYSTVAARAALARIVPAYEQSSGNKVILRMATTGELQAAIAGGAPVDVAVLTRQALDDLAGKGKLDGASLVTVAKSRLGVAVKKGAPQPAIGTADGFRRSLLAAASIAYTAQGATGKQLHDIFARLEIGDAMRAKTVLVHKGTAPEAVVRGEAELALTQISEILMEPAAELVGPVPEGVQVPTVFAAGVASHGKAHDAARTFVEALTSPAAKAILKSAGLEPE
- a CDS encoding aminotransferase-like domain-containing protein: MPTWLPRLAVHGGPRFLQIADALQAAVADGSLSPGDRLPPQRRLAAQLDVDLTTITRAYDEARRRNLLEGRGARGTYVAAPKAELSSVLDLSMNTPPPPHGVDFDDLLKQGLAQVLMRADGALLMTYHAGGGSDADRQAGARWLEPVFGPLDARQLVVCPGAQAAIAASILALTAPGAVILAEPVSYPGLCAAATQFGRHVVAVQADEHGMVPAMLERACRRHRPGLVYLNPTLQNPTTVTMPAHRRQELAAIARRYDVRIVEDDPYWLLADAAPPPIATFAPERVVYISTLSKCLTPGLRVAFVLIRDAHERERFLDALRSFALMAAPLTALLATQWILDGSAGSLMAGVRSEARLRQRMARDILAGYYGGTGDGLHVWLALPAHWNAEQLAHAADSEGIAVTPAQAFATGSEVVNAIRISLGSIQDRVRLQAGLRRLSDLLARRPASSSAAVV
- a CDS encoding substrate-binding domain-containing protein, which codes for MARIVPAYEQSSGNKVTLGMGTTGELQASIAGGAPVDVAILTRQALDDLASKGMAPEAVVRGEAELALMQIREILMEPAAQLVGPVPEGMQVPIVFAAGVASHGKAHDATRAFVEALTSPSAKAILKSAGLEPE
- a CDS encoding eCIS core domain-containing protein, with amino-acid sequence MSNRIIQCNFQAGLIRTAVRRTASGTTAMAPHSMVAAGLGTGQLMPEFIQKKMETVFQTDFSDVRVHQGPEAGAIGALAFTLGSHVYFAPGQYDPHSPQGQALLGHELAHVVQQRAGRVQNPYGGGLAVVEDYALEAEADRMGKLAVTGLPAALPASAPSRPSKGIVQLKGGLRWSAAKKADRLRDMMAEHELLQRQRADLGEVHESDEIYFQEYLAKPKTPIRVYRGTGINVKADSLQRFVRQDVPPKPGDPDVSFYGVLAHTHSNSSPGGMVSTTSHKGGAIEWATDDHNFGLVFEFLIAEYIDVNKLLATRNFRNRYQGQYEFLIPRGLKVSEMKSVTLYAKDKTGKVAEQGWLRWP